GCTGCCCTGGGGCAGCGACTACTACCGCGAGAGGGGCGAGATGATGCCGGAGGACGGGCTCGAGACCCTCAAGGGCTTCGACGCCATCTACTTCGGCGCGGTGGGCGACCCTGACCTGCCGGACAGCATCACGCTCTGGGGGCTGCGGCTGAAAATCTGCCAGGGCTTCGACCAGTACGCCAACATCCGCCCCACGCGCGTGCTGCCGGGGCTGACGAGCCCGCTGCGCGCGGTGGAGCCGGGTGACATTGACTGGGTGATCGTGCGGGAGAACTCCGAGGGCGAGTATGCCGGCCATGGCGGGCGGGCCCATCGCGGGCACCCGGAGGAGGTGGCGACGGAGACGGCCATCTTCACCCGCGCGGGCGTGGAGCGGATCATGCGCGTGGCCTTCGACATCGCGCGCGCCCGCCCGCGGAAGCTGCTGACGGTGGTGACGAAGTCCAACGCGCAGCGCCACGGCATGGTGATGTGGGACGACATCGCGGCGCTGGTGGCGCGCGACTACCCGGACGTGACCTGGGAGAAGGAGCTGGTGGACGCCATGGCGGCCCGGATGGTCCGCAAGCCCGCCAGCATTGACACGGTGGTGGCGACGAACCTGCACGCGGACATCCTTTCCGACCTGGCCGGCGCCGTCGCGGGCTCGCTGGGGGTGGCGCCGACGGCGAACCTCGACCCGTCGCGCCGGGCGCCCTCCATGTTCGAGCCAATCCACGGCTCGGCCTTCGACATCATGGGGAAGGGCGTGGCCAACCCCGTCGCCACCTTCTGGACCGGGGCGATGATGCTGGAGCAGCTGGGGGAGCCCGACGCGGCGAAGGCGCTGATGGCGGCGGTGGAGCGCGTCTGCGCCGACGGCGTGCTGACGGCGGATCTGGGTGGCACGGCGGACACGGAAACGGTGACGCGGGCGGTGATCGCCGCGATCGAGGGCGCCAACAGCCCCGCCGCCACGTGATCCGCCGCTGGGCGCGCTGGAATTGACGGGCGCGCCCGGGCGCGCCGGGGCTGACAGGCGCGCCCGGGCTGGCGCAGGATGCTTGCGACAAGGAAACGGAGGAAAGCATGTCCAAGACTTCCCGGCGGCCCGTGCTGGCCGCCGCCCTGGCCCTCATGGGGGCGGGCGGGCTTGCCGCGCCGGGCCCGGCCCTGGCGCAGGCCTTCCCGAACCGCGCCATCACGGTCATCGTCCCCTTCGCGGCGGGCGGGCCGACGGACGTGATCAACCGCCTCGTCGCCGAGGGCATGTCGAAGGAGCTCGGCCAGCCCGTGGTGGTGGAGAACGTGACGGGGGCGGGCGGCACCATCGCCGCGGGGCGCGTCGCGAACGCCCGGCCGGATGGGTACACGATCCTGGCGCATCACATCGGCCACGCGACCTCCGCCACGCTGTACCGGAACCTGCCGTACAACGTGGAGACGTCCTTCGCGCCGCTCGGGCTCGTCTCCGACGCCGCCATGACGATCGTGGCGCGCCCGGACTTCCCGGCGAACGACCTTGCAGGGCTGATGGCGGAGATCAAGCGGCAGGGGGACAAGCTGAACCTTGCCCATGCCGGGGTGGGCGGCGCGAACCACCTCTGCGGCGTGCTAATGCAGTACGCCGCGAAAACGAACCTCACCACCGTGGCCTTCCGCGGGTCGGCGCCCGTTCTGACGGAGATGATGGCGGGCCGCATCGACGTGTTCTGCGACCAGGCGACGAACACCACACCCTTCATCCGGGACAACCGGATCCGGAGCTACGCCGTCACGCTCGACCGGCGCGTGGAGGGGCTGAACCTGCCGACCACGGCCGAGGCGGGGGAGCCCTCCATCGCGATGAGCACCTGGCACGGGCTCTACGCGCCGGCCGGCACGCCGGAGCCGGTGGTGGAGCGGCTCTCCGTCGCGATCCGCGCGGCGCTGCGGGAGGAGCGGCTGCGGGCGCGCTTCGCGGAGCTGGTGACGGAGGTGGCGTCCCAGGAGCAGGCGACGCCGGCGGCGCACCGGCGCCACCTCGCGGCGGAGGTGGCGCGGTGGCGGCCCATCATCCAGGCCGCGGGCGTTTACGCGGACTGAGCGGCCGCGCCTCGTCGCCTCAGGCGGCGAGGCGCTTCTGCGGGCCGTAGATCTCCGGCATCTCGCCGATGTCGTGGCGGACGAGGCCGGGCAGGGGGATCATGCGGGTCTCGAAGCTGCCGTCGGGATGGAGGAGGTGCTCCACGAAGCCGACCGACTTCTCGCCCACCGTCTCCTGGTAGGCGTCGCCTACGATGAAGGCGGCGGAGGGGGCCCAGATCTGGCGCAGGCCCTCGCTGACGCCGCGGTCGCGCCACTGGTGGACGTGGCCGCTGGCGATGAAGGCGGGGCGCTGCGGCAGCAGCAGGTCTACCAGCCGGTGGCGCGGGCGGGGCTGGATGCACCAGTAGGTGCTGTCCGTCTCGTCCATCCGCTCCTGGCAGAAGGGCTTGTGCATGAAGACGGCGACGGCGCGGCCGGCGGTGCCGTGCAGGGCCTCCACCAGCATCTCCATCTGCTCCTCGGCCTCCGGCAGGTTCGTGGAGGTGATCTGGGTGTCAAGGCCGATCAGGCGCCAGCCCGGGATGTCGCGCACGAAGGTGTCGGGGCCGAGCTGGGCGCGCCAGCGGGCCAGGCGCTCCGCGCTCGCGGGCTGGCGGCAGCCGGGGAGGGGGTCGTCGCCGATGTCGTGGTTGCCCGGCACGGCGAGCCAGTCCAGGCCCAGCTCGTTGTGGGCCTCGCGGGCGAGGGCGAGGTCCTCGGCACGGTCGGCGCCGTCCAGCGAGATGTCGCCGGTGTTGATCACGAGGTCCGGCCGCATGTCCCGCAGGTGCCCGGCCAGCAGGTCGTAGTTCGCGCGAAAGCCGGGCACGCGGTCGGACAGGTGGGTGTCGCTGATCTGGGCGAGGCGGAAGGTCATGGGGGCCGTCCTTGTGAGGGGGGACGGGGCCGGCGGGTGGCCGGCCCCGGATCGGGTTCAGGAGCGGCGCGGCAGCAGGCGGCGCACCTCAGCGGCCATGTCGC
This genomic window from Pararoseomonas sp. SCSIO 73927 contains:
- a CDS encoding tartrate dehydrogenase yields the protein MSKRVHRIAAIPADGIGKEVIPAGLRVLEALARRDGGFALEVETLPWGSDYYRERGEMMPEDGLETLKGFDAIYFGAVGDPDLPDSITLWGLRLKICQGFDQYANIRPTRVLPGLTSPLRAVEPGDIDWVIVRENSEGEYAGHGGRAHRGHPEEVATETAIFTRAGVERIMRVAFDIARARPRKLLTVVTKSNAQRHGMVMWDDIAALVARDYPDVTWEKELVDAMAARMVRKPASIDTVVATNLHADILSDLAGAVAGSLGVAPTANLDPSRRAPSMFEPIHGSAFDIMGKGVANPVATFWTGAMMLEQLGEPDAAKALMAAVERVCADGVLTADLGGTADTETVTRAVIAAIEGANSPAAT
- a CDS encoding tripartite tricarboxylate transporter substrate-binding protein codes for the protein MSKTSRRPVLAAALALMGAGGLAAPGPALAQAFPNRAITVIVPFAAGGPTDVINRLVAEGMSKELGQPVVVENVTGAGGTIAAGRVANARPDGYTILAHHIGHATSATLYRNLPYNVETSFAPLGLVSDAAMTIVARPDFPANDLAGLMAEIKRQGDKLNLAHAGVGGANHLCGVLMQYAAKTNLTTVAFRGSAPVLTEMMAGRIDVFCDQATNTTPFIRDNRIRSYAVTLDRRVEGLNLPTTAEAGEPSIAMSTWHGLYAPAGTPEPVVERLSVAIRAALREERLRARFAELVTEVASQEQATPAAHRRHLAAEVARWRPIIQAAGVYAD
- a CDS encoding metallophosphoesterase, producing the protein MTFRLAQISDTHLSDRVPGFRANYDLLAGHLRDMRPDLVINTGDISLDGADRAEDLALAREAHNELGLDWLAVPGNHDIGDDPLPGCRQPASAERLARWRAQLGPDTFVRDIPGWRLIGLDTQITSTNLPEAEEQMEMLVEALHGTAGRAVAVFMHKPFCQERMDETDSTYWCIQPRPRHRLVDLLLPQRPAFIASGHVHQWRDRGVSEGLRQIWAPSAAFIVGDAYQETVGEKSVGFVEHLLHPDGSFETRMIPLPGLVRHDIGEMPEIYGPQKRLAA